In a single window of the Olivibacter sp. SDN3 genome:
- a CDS encoding NADPH-dependent FMN reductase has protein sequence MITIIAGTNRKNSYSLKVANYYQQQLDKKGLGSEILSLEDLPDNFIVSDLYGARSEAFQPIQNRITATTKFIFIIPEYNGSFPGVLKILIDGCLFPDSFVGKKAALVGISSGKYGNIRGVEHFTGICHYLQLHILPIRIHIPYIKQEINDDITFHKEDTLKFTDQQIEAFIRF, from the coding sequence ATGATCACAATTATTGCCGGTACAAACCGTAAAAACAGTTATTCGTTAAAGGTTGCCAACTATTACCAACAACAATTGGATAAGAAAGGTTTGGGTTCAGAAATCCTCTCGCTGGAAGATTTGCCAGACAATTTTATTGTAAGCGACCTCTATGGAGCACGCAGTGAAGCATTTCAACCGATACAGAACCGCATAACCGCCACCACCAAATTTATATTCATCATACCTGAATACAATGGAAGCTTTCCCGGTGTTCTTAAAATCTTGATCGACGGCTGTCTGTTCCCGGATAGCTTTGTCGGAAAAAAGGCAGCATTAGTAGGTATTAGCAGTGGTAAATATGGAAATATCCGTGGCGTAGAACATTTTACAGGCATATGCCATTACTTACAACTGCACATTCTCCCTATACGTATCCATATACCCTATATCAAACAAGAAATTAATGATGACATCACCTTCCATAAAGAAGATACCCTAAAGTTCACTGATCAACAGATTGAAGCATTTATACGATTTTAA
- a CDS encoding DeoR/GlpR family DNA-binding transcription regulator: MRNITKRHETIIKVIKANGSATIPELIEMTKVSGVTIRKDLKFLEDKNLLFCTRGGASLTNPYANDRPIVEKALINPDKKQKIARASLALIKENDSIMIGSGTTVFELAKVLQPEHPLTVITPAIKVAFELSGKANMDVLQLGGLVRPSSSSVAGVHAEHILENISCGVLFIGVDGIDIDFGLSISNLAEAGLNQKMIRSAQSVAVLADSTKFGKRGIGRICELNEIQYIVTDDAAPPAMIKQIEKKGVKVITAS, from the coding sequence ATGAGAAACATTACTAAAAGGCATGAAACCATTATAAAGGTGATCAAAGCAAATGGTAGTGCAACAATTCCAGAGTTGATAGAAATGACGAAGGTCTCTGGAGTAACCATACGAAAAGATTTAAAATTTCTGGAGGACAAAAATCTATTATTTTGTACCCGGGGAGGTGCCTCGCTAACCAATCCTTATGCGAATGATAGGCCAATAGTGGAAAAAGCATTGATTAATCCAGATAAAAAGCAAAAAATAGCCAGGGCTTCCCTTGCCTTGATCAAGGAGAATGATTCGATTATGATCGGTTCGGGCACAACAGTGTTTGAATTGGCTAAAGTTTTACAGCCTGAACATCCGTTAACGGTTATAACTCCAGCTATAAAGGTTGCTTTTGAACTCAGCGGTAAAGCTAATATGGATGTGCTTCAGTTGGGAGGTTTGGTTAGGCCAAGCTCGTCGTCTGTTGCTGGTGTGCATGCAGAACATATTTTGGAAAATATATCGTGTGGCGTGTTATTTATAGGGGTAGACGGAATAGATATTGATTTTGGGTTGTCTATCAGTAACCTGGCGGAGGCGGGGTTGAATCAAAAAATGATCAGGTCAGCACAAAGTGTTGCCGTTTTGGCAGATAGTACGAAGTTTGGTAAGCGAGGAATTGGACGGATCTGTGAGTTAAATGAGATACAGTATATTGTGACTGATGATGCAGCTCCACCAGCGATGATTAAGCAGATTGAAAAAAAAGGGGTTAAGGTGATTACGGCATCTTGA
- a CDS encoding MFS transporter — MINPTSIFNRVGLPRSLSWGYLGVLIFMMGDGVEQGWLSPYLLVHNMSIEQSASLFTVYGITIAVSSWFSGVLAESYGPRKAMVVGLLLYIIGTVGFVGYGMGSLNYPVMLATYAVRGFGYPLFAYSFLVWITYRTPQQMLGRAVGWFWFVFTGGLNVLGAYYSSWAIERLGYQNTLWSSIFWVALGALFALVINKDHFILKSSDNSNTKTQELMKGFTIIKEEPKVLLGGIVRVINTTAQFAFPVFLPIYMAQFNISTKEWLQIWGTIFTANIVFNLIFGFIGDRLGWRNTIIWFGGIGCGITTLLLFYAPAWFGGNYWIIMMAGVLWGALLAGYVPLSALVPSLVTKDKGAAMAILNLGAGLPVFVGPAIVGLLIGSIGSEGVIWILAGLYFLSAVLTTFITLPIAKKIPIDVVQRENII, encoded by the coding sequence ATGATAAACCCCACCTCCATATTTAACCGTGTTGGACTTCCCAGATCATTATCTTGGGGCTACTTGGGCGTTTTAATCTTTATGATGGGAGATGGCGTTGAGCAAGGTTGGCTCAGCCCCTACCTCTTAGTGCACAACATGAGTATCGAGCAATCAGCTTCTCTGTTTACCGTCTATGGTATTACTATTGCCGTTTCTTCATGGTTTTCGGGGGTACTTGCAGAGAGTTATGGTCCACGTAAAGCAATGGTTGTGGGTTTACTTCTTTATATTATAGGCACAGTTGGCTTTGTTGGCTATGGTATGGGGAGTCTAAACTACCCCGTAATGTTAGCCACCTATGCCGTTAGAGGTTTTGGTTACCCCTTATTTGCTTATTCGTTTCTCGTGTGGATAACCTACCGCACACCACAGCAAATGTTGGGTAGAGCCGTTGGCTGGTTTTGGTTTGTTTTTACCGGGGGGTTAAATGTTTTAGGGGCTTATTATTCTAGCTGGGCAATTGAGCGTTTGGGATATCAGAACACTTTATGGAGCTCTATTTTTTGGGTAGCACTTGGAGCACTGTTTGCTTTGGTAATCAACAAAGATCATTTTATATTAAAGTCGTCAGATAACAGTAACACCAAAACACAAGAACTTATGAAGGGGTTCACCATTATCAAAGAAGAACCTAAAGTATTACTGGGTGGCATTGTGCGCGTCATCAATACTACGGCTCAATTTGCCTTTCCGGTTTTCCTTCCGATCTATATGGCGCAATTCAACATCTCCACAAAAGAATGGTTACAGATTTGGGGAACCATTTTCACCGCGAACATTGTGTTCAATCTAATTTTTGGTTTTATAGGAGATCGTTTAGGATGGCGAAACACCATCATCTGGTTTGGAGGTATTGGATGTGGAATAACCACCTTATTATTGTTCTATGCACCCGCTTGGTTTGGTGGCAATTACTGGATTATTATGATGGCAGGTGTCTTATGGGGCGCGCTACTGGCAGGCTACGTACCGCTTTCGGCATTGGTGCCTTCACTGGTAACTAAAGACAAAGGAGCTGCGATGGCTATTCTTAACTTAGGCGCCGGCCTTCCCGTGTTTGTAGGACCGGCTATTGTTGGTCTGTTAATTGGAAGCATTGGCAGTGAAGGTGTCATCTGGATATTGGCAGGTCTGTATTTTTTAAGCGCAGTATTAACCACGTTCATTACACTCCCTATCGCAAAAAAAATCCCGATAGACGTCGTACAACGAGAAAACATAATTTAA
- a CDS encoding 2-hydroxyacid dehydrogenase has protein sequence MNILITAPYYEKAQKELASLFGKVTYHLWKKKGSAYSEEELIKLLQEVRPDALITEHDQVTERVIQSYPALKFIGVCRGTPSNIAINTATALKIPVFNTPARNAQAVAEMFIANLITFMRNTLASIKWLEDEKWEVGAHTSYLQFKGNEIAGKKIGMVGFGAVGQTTANILQHFPTEICYYDPYYTSENPHFSKVSLEAVFSTCDVVAIHLPVTEQTKGMIAKSLLSLMKEDAIFVNTSRAVVVNREDLLSAIEQGKIRGAILDVFDHEPPDEIDYQLIHHDHVLATPHIAGATHEVENHHADIMNRALKSFFKEGQKEIKQLVNKELLDQTHDG, from the coding sequence ATGAATATCTTGATTACAGCCCCTTATTATGAAAAGGCACAGAAAGAATTAGCATCGCTTTTTGGGAAAGTTACCTATCACTTATGGAAAAAAAAGGGAAGTGCTTATAGCGAAGAGGAATTAATCAAGTTGCTACAGGAAGTACGGCCAGATGCCCTCATCACTGAGCATGACCAGGTAACTGAACGTGTTATCCAGTCATACCCCGCACTAAAATTTATTGGTGTTTGCCGGGGTACACCTTCCAATATTGCGATAAACACAGCCACAGCCTTAAAAATTCCGGTATTTAATACACCTGCAAGAAATGCGCAAGCAGTAGCCGAAATGTTCATCGCCAATCTAATCACTTTCATGCGTAATACATTAGCTAGCATCAAATGGCTTGAAGACGAAAAATGGGAGGTCGGAGCACATACTTCTTATTTACAGTTCAAAGGAAATGAAATAGCAGGCAAAAAAATAGGCATGGTTGGCTTTGGTGCGGTAGGGCAAACCACGGCCAATATTTTGCAGCATTTTCCTACGGAGATATGCTATTATGACCCTTACTATACTTCCGAAAACCCTCATTTTTCAAAAGTCTCTTTAGAAGCAGTTTTTAGTACTTGCGATGTTGTCGCTATTCATCTCCCTGTCACAGAGCAGACCAAAGGCATGATCGCTAAAAGCCTGCTCTCTTTAATGAAAGAAGACGCTATTTTTGTGAATACCTCCCGGGCGGTTGTAGTAAATAGAGAAGATCTACTATCCGCTATTGAACAGGGAAAGATTAGGGGTGCAATTTTGGATGTATTTGATCATGAACCACCTGACGAAATAGACTATCAACTTATACACCATGATCATGTGCTTGCCACGCCACATATTGCAGGTGCTACTCACGAAGTGGAGAACCACCATGCCGATATTATGAACCGAGCATTAAAATCTTTTTTTAAAGAAGGACAGAAAGAAATTAAGCAACTAGTGAACAAAGAATTATTGGATCAAACCCATGATGGATAA
- a CDS encoding FGGY-family carbohydrate kinase, with protein MMDKRSNQRQNAYLVIDIGTGNVRVASVLPTGNILCLKRENVHYEKDTDYPDAIFFSPDRLWQQIIEMTQQVLQDADNLNITAITATSQREGVVVLDEQGKALIGMSNHDNRGREWEHLIKDKSAVYATTGRYPTALFSALKLVGLRERKKAIWQKAASFTSISDWVEFMFCDTLAYEHSQASETLLYDIKKGHWSEDLCKVFNLPFNLLPPLVSSGSIKGRVRSAIGEILHMAPDTLVVTGGSDTQVAIKSVAPTLDDVVIVSGTTTPIVKLINTYTVDEKERTWTNRHIDSDTFILEANAGVTGLNYQRLKEIFYPNEDYAVIENELTAISYHQCMASLGSLLADEKSPLTKGGFIFHAPVSHQLTRGDFVWAILWDIACSIYENYKTLCSVRPHTKNYILACGGGVQSRTLRRFLAHLLNKDIIIRDTYWQSSVVGGAFLCNQALNRPIASPNTSEKIVPQDREQYLALYQEWQQVRNTFKKINT; from the coding sequence ATGATGGATAAAAGGAGCAATCAACGGCAAAACGCTTATTTAGTGATCGATATAGGAACAGGAAATGTTCGTGTAGCCTCCGTATTACCTACCGGAAACATTCTTTGCTTAAAAAGAGAGAATGTACATTATGAAAAAGACACCGATTATCCAGATGCCATTTTTTTTAGTCCTGATCGTCTTTGGCAACAGATCATCGAGATGACCCAACAAGTTTTGCAAGATGCTGACAATTTAAATATTACAGCGATTACGGCTACCAGCCAGCGGGAGGGCGTGGTCGTGCTAGACGAGCAGGGCAAGGCGCTCATCGGTATGTCTAATCACGATAACCGTGGCAGAGAATGGGAACATTTGATAAAGGATAAATCGGCTGTGTATGCCACTACCGGGAGGTACCCTACGGCCTTATTTTCTGCCCTAAAACTCGTTGGTCTGCGTGAGCGAAAAAAGGCAATTTGGCAAAAGGCAGCTTCTTTCACCAGTATCAGCGACTGGGTAGAGTTCATGTTTTGTGATACGCTTGCCTACGAACATTCCCAAGCATCGGAAACCTTACTCTACGACATAAAAAAGGGTCATTGGTCTGAAGACCTTTGCAAGGTTTTCAATCTTCCTTTCAATTTACTGCCTCCCTTGGTGTCATCAGGAAGCATTAAAGGACGAGTAAGATCTGCTATTGGTGAAATCCTCCATATGGCTCCAGACACCTTGGTCGTTACCGGTGGATCCGACACCCAAGTCGCCATTAAAAGTGTTGCTCCCACTTTAGACGACGTAGTCATCGTGTCAGGCACAACAACCCCTATCGTCAAGCTAATAAACACCTATACGGTTGACGAAAAAGAGCGCACCTGGACCAACAGACACATTGATTCGGATACTTTTATACTGGAAGCCAACGCTGGTGTAACCGGCTTAAATTATCAACGACTAAAAGAGATTTTCTATCCAAATGAAGATTACGCCGTCATTGAAAATGAATTGACTGCCATTAGTTACCATCAATGTATGGCTTCTCTTGGATCGCTTTTAGCTGACGAAAAATCGCCCCTCACCAAAGGTGGCTTTATCTTCCATGCACCGGTATCTCATCAATTGACAAGAGGAGACTTTGTTTGGGCTATTCTTTGGGACATTGCCTGCAGCATATATGAAAACTACAAAACATTGTGCAGCGTAAGACCCCATACAAAAAATTATATATTGGCTTGCGGAGGAGGCGTACAAAGCCGTACATTAAGGCGATTTCTTGCACACCTGCTCAACAAGGACATTATCATTAGAGATACCTATTGGCAATCGTCGGTAGTCGGTGGGGCGTTCCTGTGCAATCAGGCTTTGAATAGACCTATCGCTTCACCTAATACCTCAGAAAAAATTGTTCCGCAAGATCGAGAACAATACTTAGCACTTTATCAAGAATGGCAACAGGTACGAAATACCTTTAAAAAAATAAACACATGA
- a CDS encoding FGGY-family carbohydrate kinase: MNAYVIGIDIGTQGVRTAVVDATGDIIASTSKSFELTERSREEQSPLMWWEHTITALKELLHQASSSIDLQAIKAIAATSTSGTVIPIDIEGNPLHDALMYSDKRSAEEGEYCRVIAQKYCEEGFNAFNTSCGLPKIRWFTKHFPEKVGTINQWIHAADFITGRLSGIYDVTDYTNALKTGFDITNLQWPGYLKKHLVSQSTWLQRVVASGTVIGALQPKLAHKLNLASVAIVVGITDGCASQMASGAISPGDWNTTIGTTMVIKGVTKEALRDPEGRIYNHRHPEGFWMPGGASNTGADWISTDYEQVDLASLNEQAAKLTPTSYLSWPLKQVGERFPFISPQARGFSVKNLSKIEQYTSNMEGVAYLERYAYELIEKLSSEKVIAVFTAGGGSNSDTWLRIRSNVLNKPVYRCKEASGVLGAAICAASKTIFNTVTEAVEHMTHRSLEVYPERSLAARYDENYHKFIHLLIQKKYLTAC, translated from the coding sequence ATGAATGCATATGTGATCGGCATCGATATCGGCACACAAGGTGTGCGTACAGCTGTCGTTGATGCTACAGGAGACATTATAGCCAGCACCAGTAAATCATTTGAGCTTACCGAACGATCGAGGGAGGAGCAATCGCCCTTAATGTGGTGGGAACACACCATAACTGCCCTTAAAGAACTGCTACACCAAGCTTCCTCATCGATAGACCTTCAAGCTATCAAGGCAATTGCCGCCACGTCAACCTCCGGGACGGTGATTCCCATAGATATCGAAGGAAACCCTTTACACGATGCACTCATGTATAGCGACAAACGATCGGCCGAAGAGGGTGAATATTGCCGCGTCATAGCCCAGAAGTACTGCGAAGAAGGGTTTAATGCTTTCAACACTTCTTGCGGTTTACCTAAAATCCGTTGGTTTACGAAACACTTTCCTGAAAAAGTCGGAACCATCAATCAATGGATACATGCAGCCGATTTTATTACGGGAAGGCTAAGCGGAATTTACGATGTTACCGATTATACCAATGCTTTAAAAACCGGTTTTGACATTACAAACCTACAATGGCCCGGATATCTAAAAAAACATTTGGTTAGCCAGTCTACCTGGCTCCAGCGCGTAGTTGCTTCCGGAACAGTCATAGGAGCGTTACAACCTAAACTGGCTCATAAGTTGAATTTAGCTAGTGTAGCTATTGTTGTAGGCATAACCGATGGATGTGCTTCTCAGATGGCCTCGGGCGCGATATCTCCTGGAGATTGGAATACCACTATCGGTACCACTATGGTAATCAAGGGGGTTACAAAAGAAGCTCTGCGAGATCCTGAAGGGAGGATTTATAATCATCGTCACCCCGAAGGTTTCTGGATGCCGGGAGGTGCCAGCAATACGGGAGCCGATTGGATCAGCACAGATTATGAGCAAGTGGATCTGGCATCTTTAAACGAACAAGCCGCCAAACTGACCCCTACATCCTACTTATCGTGGCCACTAAAACAAGTCGGAGAACGTTTCCCATTCATTTCACCTCAGGCACGTGGCTTTTCGGTAAAAAACTTATCCAAAATCGAACAATACACTTCCAATATGGAAGGCGTGGCGTATCTAGAACGTTATGCTTACGAGCTCATTGAAAAACTATCCTCCGAAAAGGTGATAGCTGTTTTTACCGCTGGAGGGGGAAGTAATAGCGATACGTGGTTACGTATTAGAAGTAATGTGCTCAACAAGCCTGTCTACCGGTGTAAGGAAGCGTCCGGTGTGCTTGGTGCCGCCATATGTGCTGCCTCAAAGACCATATTTAACACGGTCACTGAGGCTGTGGAACACATGACACACCGATCATTGGAGGTATATCCTGAGCGAAGTTTAGCAGCACGCTATGACGAAAATTATCATAAATTTATCCATTTGTTAATACAAAAAAAATACCTTACAGCATGTTAA
- a CDS encoding histidine phosphatase family protein, with amino-acid sequence MLTVYLLRHGETSYNAEGNRYCGTTDIGLTEKGLQQARLAAQSLSSISFDAAFSSPLKRAYVTAMHACNHNIAVKKDDRLMELDFGSWEGKTRETFVKDDPALWQQWEQAPEINRAGGTGNTGSEIAGRVDDFFMELLIQYPNGNILVAAHNTVNRLYLAYKLGMPLRNYRRIVQENAAITVFNLDNHGVLTLQQLNIR; translated from the coding sequence ATGTTAACTGTCTATTTACTCCGACACGGTGAAACGTCTTATAATGCTGAGGGCAACCGTTATTGTGGCACTACAGATATAGGGCTTACAGAAAAGGGCTTACAGCAGGCGCGTTTAGCCGCACAGTCACTTTCTTCCATTTCATTTGACGCAGCTTTCTCTTCGCCTTTAAAAAGAGCTTACGTCACCGCTATGCATGCCTGTAACCATAACATCGCCGTAAAGAAAGACGATCGGCTCATGGAGTTAGATTTTGGAAGTTGGGAAGGGAAAACCAGGGAAACGTTTGTAAAAGACGACCCTGCCCTGTGGCAGCAATGGGAACAAGCTCCCGAAATTAACCGCGCAGGAGGCACCGGAAATACAGGATCAGAAATTGCTGGTCGCGTAGACGATTTCTTCATGGAACTGCTAATACAGTACCCCAATGGCAATATTTTAGTCGCGGCACATAATACGGTTAATCGGCTTTATCTCGCCTATAAATTAGGAATGCCTTTGCGAAATTACCGTAGAATTGTCCAAGAAAATGCAGCCATCACCGTATTTAATTTAGATAATCATGGAGTTTTAACTCTACAGCAATTAAACATACGTTAA
- a CDS encoding glycerophosphodiester phosphodiesterase family protein — protein MQRSFFLTFLLFISFCSYSIAQQKLYIVPLKKAADLYQFFAYHGRNKPIISGHRGGMEMGFPENSLEAFENTLKYIPAFYEIDPRLTKDSIIVLMHDATLERTTTGKGKVSDYTYQELQQFNLKDVAGNITPFRIPTLADAIEWARGKTILNLDKKDVPMEMTAAIIKEHQAETFVMVTVHNAEQAKFYYHKNKKQMFSAFVKTPEELKMYENAGIPSKQMIAYIGPDIKPENQDMYKLLHGKGIRCMISSASTYDKLETKGERAEAYRAIIKDGADILESDLPIEVGEAIGAVK, from the coding sequence ATGCAACGATCATTTTTTCTGACATTTTTGCTTTTCATAAGCTTTTGTAGTTACAGTATCGCACAACAGAAACTTTATATTGTCCCACTGAAAAAAGCAGCAGATCTCTATCAATTTTTTGCCTATCACGGTCGGAATAAACCTATTATCAGTGGCCATCGGGGCGGTATGGAGATGGGCTTTCCCGAGAACTCCCTAGAGGCATTTGAAAACACATTGAAATATATTCCGGCATTTTATGAAATAGATCCACGATTAACGAAAGACAGTATTATTGTACTGATGCACGATGCCACCTTGGAACGAACAACTACCGGAAAAGGCAAAGTAAGTGATTATACTTACCAGGAACTCCAGCAATTTAACTTAAAAGATGTAGCGGGTAATATTACCCCCTTCCGTATCCCAACGCTCGCAGACGCCATCGAATGGGCGCGGGGAAAAACCATTTTGAACCTCGATAAAAAAGACGTTCCAATGGAAATGACTGCGGCCATCATAAAAGAGCATCAAGCGGAAACCTTCGTAATGGTTACTGTCCATAACGCCGAACAGGCTAAATTTTATTACCACAAAAATAAAAAGCAAATGTTCTCTGCCTTTGTAAAAACGCCGGAAGAGCTAAAAATGTATGAAAATGCCGGCATCCCATCCAAACAAATGATCGCATACATTGGCCCGGACATCAAGCCTGAGAATCAGGACATGTATAAACTATTGCATGGAAAAGGCATTCGCTGCATGATTTCCTCGGCATCTACTTACGACAAACTTGAGACAAAAGGAGAAAGAGCGGAAGCTTATCGTGCGATTATCAAAGATGGCGCCGATATACTGGAATCCGACCTACCAATTGAAGTCGGCGAAGCAATAGGGGCAGTAAAGTAG
- a CDS encoding winged helix-turn-helix domain-containing protein has product MKTDPFFDYIRIDEFSVTPKYLQLTNAVLNAIKEGKLEKDIMLPSINELSFVLEVSRDTAEKGYRYLKKLGVIDSVPGKGYYVSRTDFRQKKSIMLLFNKLSAHKKIVYDAFIKTLGTDAAVDFYVYNNDFNLFKKLIQNQKQEYTHYVIIPHFVEERDKAAEVINQIPKEKLLLLDKKVPEVEGNYAAVYENFEVDIYHALEQAKDELSKYHTLKLIFPDKSYFPREIIKGFYHFCQQYAFDHLLVSDIAKEPIREGEVYINLMEDDLVILLDRIISLKLEVGKQVGVISYNETRVKRFILNGITTISTDFENMGSTAARLILENSKQHIEVPFYLFKRASI; this is encoded by the coding sequence ATGAAAACCGATCCGTTTTTCGATTATATTAGAATTGATGAATTTTCTGTCACGCCCAAATATCTGCAATTAACCAATGCCGTGCTGAATGCCATTAAAGAAGGTAAATTGGAGAAAGACATTATGTTGCCTTCTATTAATGAGTTGAGCTTTGTCTTAGAGGTTTCTAGAGATACAGCAGAAAAAGGCTATCGATACCTGAAAAAACTAGGTGTGATCGATTCAGTGCCAGGTAAGGGTTATTATGTTAGCCGTACGGATTTTAGGCAAAAAAAGAGCATCATGTTACTTTTTAACAAGCTCAGTGCCCATAAAAAAATCGTTTACGACGCTTTTATAAAAACTTTGGGTACAGACGCCGCAGTAGATTTTTACGTATATAACAACGATTTTAATCTATTCAAGAAATTAATACAGAACCAAAAACAGGAATACACACATTATGTAATTATCCCCCATTTTGTTGAAGAAAGAGATAAGGCTGCGGAGGTGATCAATCAGATTCCGAAGGAGAAGCTATTGTTGCTGGATAAGAAGGTGCCGGAAGTAGAAGGAAATTATGCTGCGGTATACGAAAATTTTGAAGTGGATATTTATCATGCATTGGAACAGGCAAAAGATGAATTGAGTAAATACCATACGTTGAAGCTTATTTTCCCAGATAAAAGTTATTTTCCACGGGAGATTATTAAAGGCTTCTACCATTTTTGTCAGCAATATGCTTTTGATCACTTGCTGGTAAGCGACATAGCAAAGGAACCCATCAGGGAAGGTGAAGTATATATCAATTTAATGGAGGATGATCTTGTTATTCTTTTGGATAGAATTATTTCGTTAAAGCTGGAAGTAGGCAAACAGGTTGGCGTGATCTCTTATAATGAGACGCGCGTTAAAAGGTTTATTCTTAACGGTATAACTACTATTTCTACCGACTTTGAAAATATGGGGTCAACTGCGGCCAGATTAATATTGGAAAACTCAAAACAGCATATAGAAGTGCCTTTTTATTTATTCAAAAGAGCATCTATTTAA
- a CDS encoding alpha-L-rhamnosidase C-terminal domain-containing protein, with amino-acid sequence MKNILVVVFASMCCVSCVAQEPLNSPMAFMEAHTKSNLTRTFINPQRILLKAGQIANSEALLNKGIGQADLANRDVCVLKNTSSGEKAGILIDFGRELHGGVEIVTGMWKENKPLKVRVRFGESASEAMSDIGEKGATNDHAIRDFTTLLPWLGKIQLGESGFRFVRIDLEEEDAELQLKEVSAIFTYRDIPYLGSFKSSDDRLNQIWETGAYTVHLNMQEYLWDGIKRDRLVWVGDMHPEVATINSVFGFNEVVPKSLDLSREITPLPDWMNGISTYSMWWIIIQRDWYMHHGDLNYLKKQQPYLAQLLRHLVAKIDGNKESLDGNRFLDWPSSENKAGIHAGLQAMMVLSLQTGVELSEILEDTATAAICKEAVAKLKQYTPNPNQSKQAAALMALADLMPAAQANKEVLGVDGAKDFSTFYGYYMLQAMAKAGDYQAALNNIRTYWGAMLDLGATTFWEDFNLEWLPNASRIDELVPPGKKDIHGDYGAYCYEGFRHSLCHGWASGPTAWLTEHILGIKVTAPGCKEIKITPHLEDLEFAEGTFPTPEGLVWVKHTKQADGKIKTAVKAPKGIKIIQ; translated from the coding sequence ATGAAGAATATATTAGTTGTTGTGTTTGCTTCTATGTGTTGTGTGTCATGCGTTGCGCAAGAACCTTTAAATAGTCCGATGGCATTCATGGAGGCACATACCAAAAGCAATTTAACTAGAACCTTTATAAATCCACAAAGGATTTTATTAAAAGCTGGACAAATAGCAAATAGTGAAGCGCTGTTAAATAAAGGAATTGGGCAGGCTGATCTTGCCAATCGGGATGTATGTGTTTTGAAGAATACGAGTAGTGGAGAAAAAGCCGGTATTTTAATTGATTTTGGAAGAGAGCTTCACGGGGGAGTAGAGATCGTTACCGGAATGTGGAAGGAAAATAAACCTTTGAAAGTGAGGGTTCGTTTCGGTGAATCTGCCAGTGAAGCTATGAGTGATATTGGAGAAAAGGGTGCAACAAATGATCACGCTATACGTGATTTTACTACTTTATTGCCCTGGCTGGGAAAAATTCAATTGGGCGAAAGTGGGTTCCGCTTTGTACGGATAGATCTAGAGGAAGAAGATGCCGAATTACAGTTAAAAGAGGTAAGCGCGATATTTACCTACCGCGATATTCCTTATTTAGGGTCCTTTAAGAGCAGTGACGATCGGCTGAATCAAATTTGGGAAACCGGTGCCTATACGGTGCATCTAAACATGCAGGAGTACCTTTGGGATGGTATAAAACGAGATCGATTGGTATGGGTGGGGGATATGCATCCGGAGGTGGCGACAATCAATAGCGTCTTTGGCTTTAATGAGGTGGTACCGAAGAGTTTGGACTTATCGAGAGAAATAACACCCTTACCGGATTGGATGAACGGGATAAGCACCTATTCCATGTGGTGGATTATTATTCAGCGAGATTGGTATATGCATCATGGTGACCTGAATTATCTTAAAAAGCAACAACCCTACCTCGCACAATTATTGCGACACCTTGTTGCCAAAATCGATGGAAATAAAGAATCGTTAGATGGGAATAGGTTCTTGGATTGGCCGTCCAGTGAAAATAAAGCTGGAATACATGCAGGGTTACAGGCTATGATGGTTTTATCCCTACAAACCGGTGTTGAGCTTTCTGAAATATTAGAAGATACTGCAACCGCTGCTATTTGTAAAGAGGCAGTTGCTAAATTAAAACAGTATACTCCAAACCCCAACCAGTCCAAACAGGCAGCGGCATTGATGGCATTGGCTGATTTAATGCCAGCCGCTCAAGCGAATAAGGAGGTACTTGGTGTTGACGGTGCAAAAGACTTCTCCACCTTTTATGGCTACTATATGTTGCAGGCTATGGCAAAAGCAGGCGACTATCAGGCAGCATTGAATAATATAAGGACTTATTGGGGAGCAATGCTTGATCTTGGGGCTACTACCTTTTGGGAAGACTTTAACCTGGAATGGCTGCCCAATGCTTCAAGAATAGATGAGTTGGTGCCTCCGGGAAAGAAAGATATACATGGCGATTATGGAGCCTATTGCTACGAAGGCTTTCGCCACAGTTTATGCCACGGATGGGCTTCCGGGCCTACGGCTTGGCTCACTGAACATATACTGGGAATAAAAGTGACTGCGCCAGGCTGTAAGGAGATTAAAATTACACCACATTTGGAAGATCTTGAGTTCGCGGAAGGAACCTTCCCAACGCCCGAAGGCTTGGTTTGGGTAAAACACACAAAGCAGGCCGATGGAAAAATAAAAACAGCGGTCAAGGCACCCAAAGGGATTAAAATAATTCAGTAA